In Aedes albopictus strain Foshan chromosome 3, AalbF5, whole genome shotgun sequence, the following are encoded in one genomic region:
- the LOC134291503 gene encoding serine/threonine-protein kinase PLK4 → MDFGDRIEDYEVYEILGKGGFASVYRAKCLGTGNFVAIKMIDKKLMQSSGMANRVRQEVSIHSQLKHPSILELYTFFEDANYVYLVLELAENGELQRYLRETKKTFNEYEAASVLKQVVDGLLYLHSHHILHRDMSLANLLLTKQMTVKISDFGLATQLTRPDEKHMTLCGTPNYISPEVASRASHGLPADVWGLGCMLYTFLVGKPPFDTEGVKSTLTKVVMSNYTIPSYISAEARDLIDQLLKKNPAERIKLDQVLQHPFMQKATGFSYRAGGTLASSDSGVVTMSSNGSSNRSNIPSGYGHDRFQPAPIGHQIPLRYQPISEHEYDFQESILPPQRPKSASHNKPTSDFFSGVSNDRRMMAPPSRAIQHHLNQISLLQQFNSLELMEKYNINKADIASVGRSASEGSSGMLLQEQHQRHQQQQHHAISLLNSKPKSASISMLYQIPGSGEPSSFGEKENYIHHKRDERETPLNLGDYDFIDHCQPKGKDYASRSATPKRRSPAKSPRKRLDVPPLNTARLLPNRHKTKNAILSIRSSGEVVLEFIKFKTRYKEDRVVDVCRISSDGLRFVLYHPDGGKGVPIEDEPPDVPPGGADSIFSYENLPEKHWKKYQYAARFVQMVKAKTPKITYYSEKAKCQLMETLEDYEASFYSGTKIVKSPQDGVKIVDSNGITIRTTANLSSSQNAEYQHFQQTMEHCLNIERALSAIQTGKTFPLIIGRRPAHAPPPSSSSSSSSTKENQIYSNISSPNTPHTPHQMPSFAMSTGSHTSAGNPLSRRPIPSSKPVPPNFSNVATKKCTIPGIGTAVQLSQGVVQVQFLDGATLSLIPIEQGGGVTFSPAIGSPLQHYSTQDDALLPATLRDKIGQMPAILRELNTAPVPSIPFNFVEGSSPRTPLTRFMR, encoded by the exons ATGGACTTCGGCGATCGGATTGAG GATTACGAAGTGTATGAAATACTGGGCAAGGGGGGATTTGCCAGTGTGTACCGAGCAAAATGCCTTGGAACCGGGAACTTTGTGGCGATCAAAATG atcgACAAAAAATTGATGCAATCTTCTGGAATGGCCAACCGGGTTCGACAGGAGGTGAGCATTCATTCCCAGCTGAAGCATCCGTCAATCCTGGAGTTGTACACATTCTTCGAGGATGCCAACTACGTCTATCTGGTACTGGAGCTAGCTGAGAACGGTGAACTGCAGCGGTATCTCCGGGAAACAAAGAAGACGTTCAACGAGTACGAAGCTGCCTCGGTGCTGAAGCAGGTGGTAGATGGACTGCTGTATCTTCACTCGCATCACATCCTACATAGGGATATGTCCCTCGCCAATCTGTTGCTCACCAAGCAGATGACCGTCAAGATATCGGATTTTGGGCTGGCGACGCAGTTGACACGACCGGATGAAAAACACATGACACTCTGTGGGACCCCAAACTACATCTCACCGGAGGTGGCTTCCCGTGCGTCGCATGGTCTTCCGGCCGATGTCTGGGGTCTCGGCTGTATGTTGTACACTTTCCTGGTAGGGAAGCCTCCTTTCGATACCGAAGGAGTGAAGTCCACCCTGACGAAGGTCGTGATGTCCAACTACACCATTCCATCGTACATTTCGGCGGAGGCGCGGGATTTGATTGACCAACTTCTGAAGAAGAATCCGGCAGAACGAATCAAGCTGGATCAGGTATTGCAGCATCCCTTTATGCAAAAGGCGACCGGCTTCAGCTATCGGGCCGGAGGTACGCTTGCTTCCAGCGATAGTGGTGTCGTCACAATGTCCAGCAACGGAAGCTCCAATCGTTCAAACATTCCTTCCGGCTACGGCCATGATCGGTTTCAACCGGCACCCATCGGCCATCAAATACCTCTGCGATATCAACCGATCAGCGAGCACGAGTATGACTTCCAGGAGAGCATTCTGCCACCACAGCGACCGAAATCCGCTTCGCACAACAAACCAACGTCGGATTTCTTCTCCGGCGTGAGCAACGATCGTCGAATGATGGCCCCGCCTTCTCGAGCTATCCAGCATCACCTGAACCAGATATCCCTTCTACAACAGTTCAACAGTTTAGAACTGATGGAAAAATACAACATCAACAAAGCGGACATTGCCAGTGTGGGGCGATCGGCATCCGAGGGTAGCTCTGGAATGCTTCTGCAGGAACAACATCAAAggcaccagcagcagcaacaccaTGCTATTTCATTGCTAAATTCCAAGCCCAAATCGGCTTCTATCTCGATGCTTTATCAGATACCGGGTAGTGGGGAGCCTTCGTCGTTCGGCGAAAAGGAAAACTACATTCACCATAAGCGGGATGAACGGGAAACGCCTTTGAATCTCGGGGATTAT GATTTCATTGACCACTGTCAACCTAAGGGCAAAGACTATGCATCGCGCAGTGCCACACCGAAACGTAGAAGCCCCGCTAAGTCGCCCAGAAAGCGCCTAGACGTTCCACCTCTCAACACAGCCCGGTTGCTTCCCAATCGGCACAAGACCAAGAATGCCATTCTCAGCATCCGATCCAGTGGGGAAGTTGTGTTGGAGTTCATCAAGTTTAAAACCCGCTACAAAGAGGACCGGGTGGTGGACGTTTGTCGAATATCGTCCGATGGTTTGCGATTCGTGCTGTACCATCCGGATGGGGGCAAAGGTGTCCCCATAGAGGACGAACCGCCTGACGTGCCTCCGGGCGGAGCCGACAGTATCTTCAGCTACGAGAATCTGCCGGAGAAGCACTGGAAAAAGTATCAGTACGCGGCGCGGTTTGTGCAGATGGTGAAGGCCAAGACTCCCAAGATCACGTACTACAGCGAGAAGGCCAAGTGCCAGCTGATGGAGACGCTGGAAGATTACGAAGCGAGTTTCTATAGTG GAACCAAAATTGTGAAATCACCCCAGGACGGCGTCAAAATAGTGGATTCCAACGGCATCACCATAAGGACCACTGCTAATTTGAGTTCCTCGCAGAACGCAGAGTATCAGCATTTTCAGCAAACCATGGAACACTGTCTGAACATCGAGCGAGCCCTTTCTGCCATCCAAACTGGGAAAACCTTTCCGCTCATCATCGGTCGACGACCTGCACACGCCCCTCCTCCATCGTCCAGCTCCTCTTCTTCCTCAACCAAAGAAAACCAAATCTATTCTAACATCTCCTCTCCCAACACCCCTCACACGCCCCATCAGATGCCATCGTTTGCCATGTCCACCGGGTCCCACACCTCGGCTGGCAATCCACTAAGCCGTCGCCCTATTCCCTCCTCCAAACCCGTACCTCCCAACTTTTCCAACGTGGCCACGAAAAAGTGCACCATCCCGGGCATCGGAACGGCCGTCCAGCTGTCGCAGGGCGTCGTCCAGGTCCAGTTCCTCGACGGAGCCACCCTTTCGCTGATCCCAATCGAGCAGGGCGGTGGCGTGACGTTTTCCCCCGCCATTGGAAGCCCACTGCAGCACTACTCCACCCAGGACGATGCGCTGCTGCCGGCGACCCTGCGGGACAAAATCGGCCAAATGCCGGCGATCTTGCGCGAACTAAACACCGCTCCGGTGCCGTCGATTCCGTTCAACTTTGTCGAGGGCTCTTCGCCGCGGACACCATTGACGAGGTTTATGCGATGA